TAAGCATGCGCATGAAAAAGCTCTACCTGCTCGCGTGAGACCGGCAAGCGATCGTCCGGATAAGTGAACCGTACCCATATTTTGACTGATTTACCGGAGGAGCCTGTGAAAGCGAGGAACGTTTGCGGAAACTCTTTGACTAATTCCTTTATCTCGTCGGCTTCCGTCCTTCCCGAAAGATGATTGACTTCCATCATCACTATGCCGTTATATTCGTTCAAAGTCATCACTCCTTCTTTACGGACAAAAGCTGCGGCAGGAATCACTTTGGGAACCTTACGCACCCCTTCAATCGAATTTCCCGGAAGAGTATATCTCAAAGCTTCCCTCATTTTGGAGACAGGTTGCGCCTTGACTTCCGTTTTCATCTGCTCCAGAAGGAGCTCTATTTTCAACGTCCGTAAGGTATTTACCTTGCCATCGTCTCTGACTAATGTTATTTTCATCTTTTTTTATTATTCATTCTAGTAAAAGGGAAAGCTGCACTATAACTATACAAAGATACAACAAGCACTTCGTCCAAACAAATTTCCGTATCTTTATTTGCCGCATCATACGGCTTTATTTTACAGAAATAATACTTACTAAATTTGCAAATAAAGCCGGGATAATGTATCTTTGCAGGCAGTAAGACTTCAGCCCGCATACGTGTGCCGTACAGCCCATGTATGCGGGCTGTGCAGTTTACATTCGCGGGCTGTACAGCCCACAAATGTGTGCCCGAAAAAAGCAGCTGCTCCAAGCTGATTATTCAGGCAGCAGAGGTAGGTTATCTTACTGCAAAACAAGCATTAGAGCGCCTTTGGAAAGGCATTTCACCCACATTAACCAATAAAAGAAAAGAGATGTACGCAAAGTATGATTTTCGCAAAAAGCCGTCTTCAAAAGAAGATGAAGATAAACAGCCGTTGTATCCCCGCATCGTATCGAACGGGACTATCGACTTTCAACGCATTGTAAAAGAGATCGCCCAGGCTTCCAGTTTTACCCCGGCAGACATCGAAGGAGTTCAGCTGGCTATTGAAAATAAAATATCTGAATATTTAATCAGTGGTTATCACGTTCAATTGGGCGACCTCGGATATTTTTCAGCCAAGTTGAAAGCACGTCCGGTAATGGATGCCAAAGAGATACATGCGCAGTCCATCTATTTCGACAATGTAAATTTTCGTCCTTCATCTTCTTTCCGAAAGAAGGTTCGCGGATTTGTAGAAAAAGCGAAGTCGGGATTTGCACATTCTGCCGAAATTCCGGTGGAAGAACGTCGTCGCAGGTTGGAGAAATTTCTGGATGAACGTCCGATGATACGACGCAAGGAATATACACAACTGACGGGACTCCTGAAGAACAAAGCACTGAATGAGTTGAACGGTTGGGTGAAAGAAGGGGTACTCGACACCATTGGAAGCGGTAGCCATATAATTTATGTGCGGGCAAATACTGGGAAAGATTAAGCAATAAAAGCAGTAAAACAGGAATGACAGATGCTCATTTTTCATGAAGAAAGCATGATAGATACCGGAGTTCGGAATGATCTATCATACTTATTTATCAGTATACCAGCATATTAGCAAAAAGGATGAGAGTCATGAAAGTTATTTTTTGCCTTGAGAAACGGTA
The nucleotide sequence above comes from Bacteroides caccae. Encoded proteins:
- a CDS encoding HU family DNA-binding protein, giving the protein MYAKYDFRKKPSSKEDEDKQPLYPRIVSNGTIDFQRIVKEIAQASSFTPADIEGVQLAIENKISEYLISGYHVQLGDLGYFSAKLKARPVMDAKEIHAQSIYFDNVNFRPSSSFRKKVRGFVEKAKSGFAHSAEIPVEERRRRLEKFLDERPMIRRKEYTQLTGLLKNKALNELNGWVKEGVLDTIGSGSHIIYVRANTGKD